The following coding sequences are from one Candidatus Desulfofervidus auxilii window:
- the lpxC gene encoding UDP-3-O-acyl-N-acetylglucosamine deacetylase, giving the protein MFWAQRTLKDEISCTGIGLHTGQRVNLKIRPAPPDTGIIFRRIDLPGKPEIKAHILNVVNDRLATTLGGNDVTVCTVEHLLAAFLGMGIDNAIVELDAPEVPIMDGSAGPFVYLIKMVGFKYQLVPKKVILVKKTIWLKEGEKWIRLKPSPEGGLIIHFTIDFDHPLLRKQSYTFYFSAKRFEREVCRARTFGFLKDVEKLKAEGLAKGGSLDNAVVIDDFQVINKEGVRYKNEFVRHKILDLLGDLALLGHFPIARIDAYKTGHALNHKMAQKLWNNKKAWEIITLSPQIETVNYQLKKK; this is encoded by the coding sequence ATGTTTTGGGCTCAAAGAACGCTTAAAGATGAAATTAGTTGTACAGGAATAGGTCTTCATACAGGACAACGAGTAAATTTAAAAATTCGTCCTGCCCCTCCAGATACAGGCATTATATTTAGACGCATAGATCTTCCTGGAAAGCCAGAAATCAAAGCACATATATTAAATGTAGTAAATGATCGATTAGCAACCACACTTGGGGGGAATGATGTTACTGTATGTACAGTAGAGCATTTATTAGCAGCTTTTCTTGGCATGGGGATAGACAATGCTATTGTGGAATTAGATGCCCCTGAAGTACCTATTATGGATGGAAGTGCTGGTCCTTTTGTTTATCTTATAAAGATGGTTGGTTTTAAATATCAGCTTGTGCCTAAAAAAGTAATATTGGTGAAAAAAACAATATGGCTAAAAGAAGGGGAAAAATGGATAAGACTAAAGCCTTCACCTGAAGGTGGGTTGATTATTCATTTTACCATTGATTTTGACCATCCACTTTTAAGAAAACAAAGCTATACTTTTTATTTTTCTGCTAAAAGATTTGAAAGAGAAGTTTGTCGAGCTAGGACCTTTGGTTTTTTAAAAGATGTGGAAAAGTTAAAAGCAGAAGGATTAGCAAAAGGTGGCTCTTTAGACAATGCTGTAGTAATTGATGATTTTCAAGTAATAAACAAAGAAGGTGTGAGATACAAAAACGAATTTGTCCGACACAAAATCCTTGACTTATTAGGTGATTTGGCTTTATTAGGACATTTTCCTATTGCACGTATAGATGCCTATAAAACAGGACACGCTTTAAATCACAAAATGGCTCAAAAACTTTGGAATAATAAAAAAGCTTGGGAAATTATAACATTATCCCCTCAAATTGAAACAGTTAATTATCAATTAAAAAAGAAATAA
- the purB gene encoding adenylosuccinate lyase, producing the protein MIPRYTLPEMGKIWTLENKFKKWLEIEILVCEAWAKKGVIPQEALKKIKEKAKFSVKRILEIEETVKHDVIAFITNLEEEIGKEGHYLHLGLTSSDILDTTNAVLLKEATELILEKIKEILLVLKEQAWRYKDTVMIGRSHGVHAEPITFGLKLALWYAEMRRNEKRLKEALEDISYGKISGAVGTFAYLEPEIEAYVCEKLGLKPAPISNQIIQRDRYAHYFTTLAILAGTIEKIALEIRHLQRTEVLEVEEPFGKGQKGSSAMPHKRNPIQCENLCGLARLVRTNAMAALENIALWHERDISHSSVERIIMPDSTILIHFMLHRLKNIIANMHVYPEKMKQNLEITRGLIFSQGILLALVKKGLSRQKAYEMVQNCAMQVWRGEGNLKEAILSSKEIMNYLTQEEIEEIFDLNRHLRHVNNIFARVFQN; encoded by the coding sequence ATGATTCCCCGTTATACCCTTCCAGAAATGGGAAAAATTTGGACATTAGAAAATAAGTTTAAAAAATGGCTAGAAATAGAAATCCTTGTCTGTGAAGCCTGGGCAAAAAAGGGAGTAATTCCACAAGAAGCATTGAAAAAAATAAAAGAAAAAGCAAAATTTTCTGTAAAAAGGATACTTGAAATAGAAGAAACAGTAAAACATGATGTTATTGCTTTTATTACCAATTTAGAAGAAGAAATCGGGAAAGAAGGACATTATCTGCATTTAGGTTTAACTTCTTCAGATATTTTAGATACAACCAATGCTGTTCTTTTAAAAGAAGCCACAGAACTTATTTTAGAAAAAATTAAAGAAATCCTTTTAGTATTAAAAGAGCAGGCATGGCGTTATAAAGATACTGTTATGATTGGTCGTTCACATGGAGTGCATGCTGAACCTATCACCTTTGGATTAAAACTTGCCCTCTGGTATGCAGAAATGAGACGGAATGAAAAAAGGCTTAAAGAAGCGCTTGAAGATATTAGTTATGGAAAAATTTCTGGTGCAGTAGGTACTTTTGCCTATCTTGAACCAGAAATAGAAGCATATGTATGTGAAAAATTAGGATTAAAACCTGCTCCTATTTCTAACCAAATTATTCAAAGAGATAGATATGCTCATTATTTTACAACTCTTGCTATTTTAGCTGGTACTATTGAAAAGATAGCGCTAGAAATCAGACATTTACAAAGAACAGAGGTATTAGAAGTAGAAGAACCATTTGGTAAAGGACAAAAAGGCTCTTCAGCTATGCCTCATAAGAGAAATCCTATTCAATGTGAAAATCTCTGTGGACTAGCAAGACTTGTGCGCACTAATGCTATGGCTGCCCTTGAAAATATCGCTCTTTGGCATGAGCGAGATATTAGTCATTCTTCAGTTGAAAGAATTATTATGCCAGATAGCACAATATTAATCCATTTTATGCTTCATCGCCTAAAAAATATTATTGCTAATATGCATGTATATCCTGAAAAAATGAAACAAAACCTTGAAATTACTAGAGGTCTCATATTTTCTCAAGGAATATTGCTTGCTTTGGTAAAAAAAGGACTATCAAGACAAAAGGCTTATGAAATGGTTCAAAATTGTGCCATGCAGGTATGGAGAGGAGAAGGAAATTTAAAAGAAGCCATTTTAAGTAGTAAAGAAATTATGAATTATCTTACACAAGAGGAAATTGAAGAAATCTTTGATTTAAACAGGCATTTACGTCATGTTAATAATATTTTTGCTAGAGTATTTCAAAATTAG
- a CDS encoding SAM-dependent chlorinase/fluorinase has protein sequence MSVITLLTDFGLKDVYIGVMKGVILNINPEAKIVDITHEVRPQDIKEAAFLLKTVYQFFPKSTIHVIVVDPGVGSARRPILAVTEDYLFVAPDNGVLELVYQNEKTKVYHLNNPHYFLPKISTTFHGRDIFAPIAAYLSLGVKPETLGKEINDYVRIDWPKPIKEVDCLKGEIIYIDRFGNLISNISRKIFDKYIGNKSFSIHFKNITLKQIASHYLAVSPGEILALWDSSDYLEIAQSLGNAKESLKANIGEKIEIYF, from the coding sequence ATGTCTGTAATTACACTTTTAACAGACTTTGGTTTAAAAGATGTTTATATTGGTGTTATGAAAGGTGTGATTTTAAACATTAATCCAGAAGCAAAAATTGTAGATATAACCCATGAAGTTAGACCTCAAGATATTAAAGAAGCTGCTTTTCTGTTAAAAACTGTCTATCAATTTTTCCCAAAAAGTACCATTCATGTGATAGTTGTAGACCCAGGAGTAGGTAGTGCTAGACGACCTATTTTAGCAGTTACAGAAGATTATCTCTTTGTTGCTCCAGATAATGGAGTCCTTGAACTTGTTTATCAAAATGAAAAAACAAAAGTTTATCATTTAAATAATCCACATTATTTTTTACCTAAAATAAGCACTACTTTTCATGGGCGAGATATATTTGCTCCCATAGCTGCATATTTATCTTTAGGTGTAAAACCAGAAACATTAGGTAAAGAAATTAATGATTATGTACGTATTGACTGGCCAAAACCTATTAAAGAAGTTGATTGTCTTAAGGGCGAAATTATTTATATTGACCGCTTTGGAAATCTTATCTCTAATATTTCAAGAAAAATCTTTGATAAATATATTGGTAATAAGTCATTTTCTATTCATTTTAAAAATATTACCCTAAAACAAATAGCCTCCCATTATTTAGCAGTTTCACCTGGTGAAATCCTGGCTTTATGGGATAGCAGTGACTATTTAGAAATTGCTCAATCTTTAGGAAATGCTAAAGAAAGCCTTAAGGCAAATATAGGAGAAAAAATTGAAATTTATTTTTAA
- a CDS encoding hydrogenase iron-sulfur subunit, which yields MAEDFEPIIIGFLCNWCAYAAADLAGTSRIQYPPNIRIIRVMCSGMVHPNLVIEALTKGADGVLIAGUHLGECHYLEGNKRAQDRAEAIKVMLEDFGLEQERFRLEWISASEAEKFARVVKEMTETLKALGPSPYRTF from the coding sequence ATGGCAGAAGATTTTGAACCTATTATTATTGGATTTCTTTGTAACTGGTGTGCATATGCAGCAGCAGATCTTGCTGGTACCTCTAGAATTCAATATCCACCTAACATTCGTATCATTCGTGTAATGTGTTCTGGAATGGTTCATCCAAATTTGGTTATTGAAGCACTTACAAAAGGAGCAGATGGTGTTCTAATTGCTGGCTGACACCTAGGTGAGTGTCATTACCTGGAAGGTAATAAGAGAGCACAGGATAGGGCAGAGGCTATTAAGGTAATGCTTGAGGACTTTGGCCTAGAACAAGAGCGTTTTCGTCTTGAATGGATTTCTGCCTCTGAAGCAGAAAAGTTTGCCCGTGTTGTTAAAGAAATGACTGAAACCTTAAAAGCATTAGGGCCAAGTCCTTATAGAACCTTTTGA